The following DNA comes from Kaistia sp. 32K.
GCGATCTCAACGCCGACGCGCTGGCCCGCCGCGCCCCGGCGCTCGACATCCGCACCCATCCGCTCTGGATCGATCTGGTCGATATCGGCGGTCTCGACCCGGCCGAGCCAGACACCGCCCAACTGGTAACGGCGGGCTACCGGCGCGACAATGGCGGCTCCGACCATTTCGCGCCTCTGCCGACGACGTTCCGCATCGAGACGGCCTTCGCGGTGCTCGGCGAGATGCTGCGGGAGCGCGGGCTTGGCCGGGCGCGGATCGGCGTCGATCTCGAATTCATGCCGGCGGCCGATTTCGCCGCGTTGCAGGCGGCGCTGCCCGAGATCCACTGGGTCGATGGCTCGGAGGTGGTCCGGCGGCTGCGGGCGGTGAAATCGCCGCGTGAGCTCGACTGCATCCGCCGCGCCTGCGCGCTCTCCGATGCGGGCTTCCATGCGCTCGCGAGCGGCATCCGCGTCGGCCACACGCCTAAGGACATGACGCGGCTCTGGCGCGACGGCGTGGCGGCTGAAGTCGCGCGGCGCGGCGAGACGGCGTTGACCGGCGTCTGGGACTACATGTCGGTCGGCCCCGATCCCTGGAGCGGCGGCGGCGAGGTCGTGCCGGGCGCGATCCTCAAGGCCGATGTCGGCTGCGTCATCGACGGCTACAATTCGGATACGGCGCGGAGCTACGTGTTCGGCGAGCCGGACCGGATCGCCCGCGACGTCCACGCGGCGCTCGCCGACGCCTTCGAGGCGGGGCTGGCGGCGATCCGGCCGGGCGCAAGGATGTCGGACGTGTTCGAGACGACGATCCGCGCGATGCGCGCCGCCGGTTATCCCGGCTACCGGCGCGGCCATTTCGGCCATTCGATCGGCGCCAGCGTCGGCTCGGAGGAATGGCCCTTCTTCGCCGCCGACAGCGATTTCGTGCTGGAGCCGGGCATGGCGCTCGCCTTCGAGACGCCGTTCTACGGCAAGGGTATCGGCGCGCTGACGATCGAGGATTCGCTTGTCGTCACCGAGACGGGCGTCGAGATCCTGAACGATCTGCCGCGCGGGCTAGTCCGGCTCGGCTAGCTGGAGCGTTTTCGAGCGAAGTGGATACCGGTTCGCGTGAAGAAAACGCGACCCAGCAAAAGACACATTACGCGTCGCGCGGCAGCACCTGCATCACCCGCGCGACGAAGATGTGGAACGATTCCATGTAGTTGCGCAGGAAGGTCTCGGTCGATTCATCCGAGACCTCGCCGTCGTCGTTGATCAGGCCGGGCTTGAACTGGATATAGGCCTCCGGCGCGTTCATCTGCGGCGCGTTGCAGAAGGAGAGCACGCTGCGCAGGCTCTGCTGGGCGATCGCCGTGCCGATCGCACCGGGCGAGGTGCCGATCACGGCCGACGGCTTGCGGGCGAAGGAATTGGTGCCATAGGGCCGGCTCGCCCAGTCGATGGCGTTCTTCAGCCCGCCGGGGATCGAGCGGTTGTATTCCGGCGTCACGAACAGCAGCGCGTCGTTCTCGGCGATCGCCGTCTTGAAGGCCCGCGCGACCGGCGGATAGTCCGCGTCATAGTCGTAGCTGTAGAGCGGCAGGTCGCGGAACGAGATCTCGGTGAATTTCAAATTCTCCGGCGACAGCTTGATCAGCGCCTTGGAGAGCTTGCGGTTGATCGAATTGGTGGCGAGGCTGCCGACGAAATATCCGACCTGATAGGTTTTCATGATTCATCCCGTTTGAACGCCGCGCGGACGGGACCTCCGGTCCCCTTCCTCTAAAGAGGGCAGCGGCGCGGCGTTTCAAGTCGGGGAGGGGCGGCGGACCGGGCCGCCGCCGGCTCGGGCCTACACCGGCTCGCCCAGCTGGATCTCGCCCTCGAAGCGCTGGATGCGCGAGGGTTCGGGCAGGCTGGAGGCCGAGAAATACTCCGGATAGCGCTCCTGTACCCGTCCGAGCACCGAGAAGATCCGGCGCAGATGGTTGCGCATCGCCTCCTCGGCGGCGTGGATGTCGCCCTTCTCGATCGCCGCGGCGATGGTCCGGTGCTGGTCGATGACGACGGCGACGCTGTCCATGCGCGGGAAGGTCAGATAGCGGAACCGGTCCATGTGCAGCTTGGCGGCGCTGATGTCGGCCCAGATCCCGGGGAAGCCGGCATAGGCGGCGATGTGCTGGTGGAACAATTCGTCCGACTTGAAGAAGCGCGCGTCGTCGGAGATCGCCAGCAGCGTGTCCTGGATCGCCAGCTCGTCCTTCAGCTTCTGCACCAGCTCGTCGCGCTGGGGGCTCTCGATGGCGCGGGCGACGAGGCCGATCTCGAGCGCCTCGCGCAGGAACTGCGACTTGCGCAGATTGTCGAGGCGGAGCGGCGCGACGACGCTGCCGCGCTGCGCGTAGATGTCGATCAGCCCGAGGCTGGCGAGGCGGGCGAGCGCCTCGCGCACCGGCGTGCGGCTGACGCCGAGCGCCTCCGACATGCCCTTTTCCGAGATCAGCTCGAACGGCTTCAGGCGGAAGGCCATGATCTCGTCCAGGAGGACGTCGAAGGTTCGTTGCGCCACCGAGCCGGCCGGGGTGGTCTCGGGGTAGAAGGCCGAACTGGTGCGGGCTACGCGATCTCGCGCCATGGTCGGAATTCCCTAAAGGCTCTGCAGTTTCAGACCGTTCATGAAGTGCTTGCGCAGCAGCAGGAACAGCGCGACGCTGGGCAGGCTGGCGAGCAAGGTCGCCGTCATCACGACGTTCGGCGTGGTGTTGGCGTAGCTGCCTTGTAGCACCATCAGGCCGTTCATGAGCGAGCGCGCTTCCTCGCGGCTGGTCAGCACCATGGAAAAGATAAGGTCGTTCCAGATCCAGGTGAACTGGATCAGGAAGAGGGTGGCCATCGGCGCCCAGCAATTCGGCAGGATGATCGAGCGGAAGATGCGGAATTCGGAGCAGCCGTCGATGCGCGCCGCCTCGTCCATCTCGCGCGGCAGGCCGGCCATGAAGTTCCGGAGCACCAGCACGGGGAAGGGGATGCAGACGGCGGTGTAGAACAGCATCATGCCGATGCGCGAGTTCGTCATGCCGAGCTTGTTGTAGCCCATGAAGAGCGGGATCAGGTACATCTGCAGCGGGAAGATGGTGCCCGAGAAGATCAGCATGAACCAGAAGCCCTTGCCGGGAAACTCGATGCGCGTCAGCCCGTAGGACGCCAGCGCCGCGATGAAGATCGCCGCGCCGCCGCCGACCAGGCCATAGAGCAGCGAGTTCAGCATGCCGGAGCCCATCTTGGCCTTCGACCACGCCTCGGAGATGTTCTCGAACACCGGCGTGATCGAGGTCGGCAGCGACAGCGGATGGCCGAGGCCGTATTCCGCGTTGGTTTTGAAGATCGAGATCGCGAGATAGTAGAACGGCGTGATCCAGGCCAGCGCCAGGATGGCGGTGATGGCGAACAGCAGGATCCGCTGCGTGCGCGCCTGGTCGTTGCGGCGGGCGATGGCGTCGAAGTCGAGCGTCGCGAGGTCGAAGGTGGTTACGGACATTCTTTGATCCTCAGCGCTTGTCGAGACGGTGCTGGAGCGCGCCGAGCGACCAGGAGATGCTCATCGCGATGATGCCGAGGACGACGGCGATCGCCGCGCCATAGGCCCAGGAGCCGGCCCGGAACGATTCCCAGTACTGGTTGACCGAGAGCGTCAGCGTCGAGCGGTTGGGGAAGTCGCGGCCCATCACCCAGACGAGATCGAACGAGGTGAAGCCGGCGAGCACCGAGACGGTGGTGACCATGATCAGCGTCGGCATCAGGAGCGGCAGCACGATGTGGCGGAAGACCTGGCTGCGCGAGGCGCCGTCGACCTTGGCGGCTTCCATCGGCTCGCTCGGCAGCGCGTTGAGGCCGATCAGAAGCAGCACCATCATCAGGCCGACCTGCTGCCAGACATGGGTGACGATCATGGCCGGCGTCGCGAGATGGCTCTCGTAGAGCCAGCGGTTGGCGAGGTCGCCGAGGCCGATGGCGCGCAGCCCCGAATTGATGATGCCCTCATTGGCGTAGACGTAGTACCAGACGACGCCGACGGCGGTTGCCGAGAACATGCGCGGCAGGAAGAAGATCGACTTGAAGGTCTCCTCGCCCTTGACGCCGCGCACCAGCATGGCGAGCGACAGGCCGATGGTGGCCGGCAGGACGAAGGAGACGGCGACCCAGATCATCGTGTTGATCGTCGCGTCGAAGAATTTCGGGTTGGAGGCGAGGCGCTGGTAGTTGGCGAAGCCGGCGTACTGGTTCAGGCCCGAGAACTTCGCCCACTGCGTCATCGACGCGTAGAGATTGAACACCACCGGCAGCAGCAGGAAGATCGCCACGAAGGCGATCGCCGGCGCCATGAAGGCGAGCGCGGTCCAGAGCCGCTTGCGGGCGCGACGCCGCTCGGCCGCGATCATCGCGTCGATCGAAGGCGCGCCGGGCGGCAGGGCAAAGGCTTGTTGTGGCTGCTTCATCTCTCGTCTCCCGCGCAGGAATTGCAGGAACATCGGTCCCGCGTGATCGCGCTGTTTCTTCACCTCTCCCTGAGGGAGAGGTCGACGGCCAAGGGCCGGCGGGTGAGGGTTTACGGCCTCACCGGATAGTTCCCTAAACCCTCACCCGGACCTTCGGTCCGACCTCTCCCTCAGGGAGAGGTGAGAGCTGCACTCGAGGCCGGCATAAATCCGTTTCCCCGGCAGGGCC
Coding sequences within:
- a CDS encoding Xaa-Pro peptidase family protein, translated to MSDLDRRRAGRLLAERGLDALVLTQPESFSYATGLPAGVAAMWRRAGGATALVPSDPDAPIGAIVGDLNADALARRAPALDIRTHPLWIDLVDIGGLDPAEPDTAQLVTAGYRRDNGGSDHFAPLPTTFRIETAFAVLGEMLRERGLGRARIGVDLEFMPAADFAALQAALPEIHWVDGSEVVRRLRAVKSPRELDCIRRACALSDAGFHALASGIRVGHTPKDMTRLWRDGVAAEVARRGETALTGVWDYMSVGPDPWSGGGEVVPGAILKADVGCVIDGYNSDTARSYVFGEPDRIARDVHAALADAFEAGLAAIRPGARMSDVFETTIRAMRAAGYPGYRRGHFGHSIGASVGSEEWPFFAADSDFVLEPGMALAFETPFYGKGIGALTIEDSLVVTETGVEILNDLPRGLVRLG
- a CDS encoding GntR family transcriptional regulator translates to MARDRVARTSSAFYPETTPAGSVAQRTFDVLLDEIMAFRLKPFELISEKGMSEALGVSRTPVREALARLASLGLIDIYAQRGSVVAPLRLDNLRKSQFLREALEIGLVARAIESPQRDELVQKLKDELAIQDTLLAISDDARFFKSDELFHQHIAAYAGFPGIWADISAAKLHMDRFRYLTFPRMDSVAVVIDQHRTIAAAIEKGDIHAAEEAMRNHLRRIFSVLGRVQERYPEYFSASSLPEPSRIQRFEGEIQLGEPV
- a CDS encoding carbohydrate ABC transporter permease, with protein sequence MSVTTFDLATLDFDAIARRNDQARTQRILLFAITAILALAWITPFYYLAISIFKTNAEYGLGHPLSLPTSITPVFENISEAWSKAKMGSGMLNSLLYGLVGGGAAIFIAALASYGLTRIEFPGKGFWFMLIFSGTIFPLQMYLIPLFMGYNKLGMTNSRIGMMLFYTAVCIPFPVLVLRNFMAGLPREMDEAARIDGCSEFRIFRSIILPNCWAPMATLFLIQFTWIWNDLIFSMVLTSREEARSLMNGLMVLQGSYANTTPNVVMTATLLASLPSVALFLLLRKHFMNGLKLQSL
- a CDS encoding NADPH-dependent FMN reductase, with the protein product MKTYQVGYFVGSLATNSINRKLSKALIKLSPENLKFTEISFRDLPLYSYDYDADYPPVARAFKTAIAENDALLFVTPEYNRSIPGGLKNAIDWASRPYGTNSFARKPSAVIGTSPGAIGTAIAQQSLRSVLSFCNAPQMNAPEAYIQFKPGLINDDGEVSDESTETFLRNYMESFHIFVARVMQVLPRDA
- a CDS encoding carbohydrate ABC transporter permease — translated: MKQPQQAFALPPGAPSIDAMIAAERRRARKRLWTALAFMAPAIAFVAIFLLLPVVFNLYASMTQWAKFSGLNQYAGFANYQRLASNPKFFDATINTMIWVAVSFVLPATIGLSLAMLVRGVKGEETFKSIFFLPRMFSATAVGVVWYYVYANEGIINSGLRAIGLGDLANRWLYESHLATPAMIVTHVWQQVGLMMVLLLIGLNALPSEPMEAAKVDGASRSQVFRHIVLPLLMPTLIMVTTVSVLAGFTSFDLVWVMGRDFPNRSTLTLSVNQYWESFRAGSWAYGAAIAVVLGIIAMSISWSLGALQHRLDKR